GCGCTGGCCGTGCTCATCTGGGCGGTGGTCAGCGCCGAGCAGGTGACCAGCCAGTGGATTCCCGTGCGCGTGGATCCCGTGGTGCGCGACCCGGAGTTCGTGGTGACGGCCCCGGCCGAGCCGGCGGTGGTCAGCGTGCAGGTCACCGGGCCCGGCCGCGAGCTGTGGGAGCTGGCCATCAACCGGCCCACGCTGGTGCTCTCCGTCCGCGATGTGGGCGAGCGGCGCACCTTTGGGCTGGACCCGTCGATGGTGCGCATTCCGCAGGGGCTGGCGGTGCGGGTGAGCGACGTGCGGCCCTCCGTCGTCACGCTGGGGCTGGAGCGGCTGACCAGCCGCATGGTGCCCGTCCGCGCGCGCATCGCCGGGCGGTCCACGCAGCGCTACGTCGTCGGCGAAGACCTGGTGATCCTACCCGCCGAGGTGCGGGTGACCGGCCCGGCGGACCGCTTGGCGGTCTTGGAGGCGCTGACGACGCGCAGCTTCGACGTGGTGCCCGACGACTCCACCTTCAGCCACGAGGTGGTGCTCGACACCGCGGCGCTGGACGGGTTGAGCTTCGCCCGCACCCGCGTACGGGTGAGCGGAACGGTGGACCGGCGTGTGGAGCGGACGGTGGGGCCGATCCGCGTCTCCGCGCCGGACGGCCTGCAGGCGCAGCCCGCGGAGGTGACGGTCCGCCTTTCCGGGCCGGAGCGCGCCCTGAGGCGTGTGTTCCCCGGGGCAGTGCGCGCCGTGGTCCCCCGCGATTCGCTTCCGCCCGCGCTTCCCCTGGTCGGAGCGGACGCGCGGGTGGTGATCGAGGGTCTGCCGGCGGGCATGTCGGCCACGGCGGTCCCGGATCGGGTGCGGGTGCTGCCCCCGGGGGAAGCGTCCTCCCCGCCACCGGCCAATCCGCCTCCCGCCGCCCGGGCGCCCCGGTGAGCGGCGATCCGCTGGTGCTGGCGATCGAGACCAGCTGCGATGAGACCTCCGCCGCCGTACTGTGGGGGGAGCGCGAACTGCTGGGCCACGTGATCTTCACGCAGGACATCCACACGCTGTACGGGGGCGTGGTCCCGGAGCTCGCCTCGCGCGCCCACCTGCGCACCGTGGACGACGTGGTCGCGGGCGCGCTGCGCGAGGCTGGCGTAGGGCTGGAGGACGTGGATGTCGTGGGTGTCACCGCGGGGCCCGGGCTGATCGGCGCGCTGCTGGTGGGCGTGGCTTGGGGGAAGGCGGCGGCGTGGGCCGCGGGCAAGCCGGTGGTGGGCGTGCACCACATGGAGGGGCACCTGTTCGCCACGCACCTGGAGCACCCGGGCGCCGAGCCGCCGTTCGTGGCCCTCCTGGTCTCCGGCGGCCACACCATGCTGCTCTGGGTGCCCGCCTGGGGCGAGTACAAGCTGCTCGGCGGCACGCGCGACGATGCGGCGGGCGAGGCCTTCGACAAGGCGGCGAAGATCCTGGGGCTGCCGTACCCCGGCGGCCCCTCCATCCAGCGTGCCGCTGCCGAGGGAGACCCCACCCGCCACCCGCTGCCGCGTCCGCTGCTCAACCGCGGCGAGCGCCTGGGCGACCGCGAGTACTACGACATGTCGTTCAGCGGGTTGAAGAACGCGCTGCGGCTGCTGGTGCGCGGACTGGAAGGGGAGGGAAGGCTTGCGGACGAGGTGCCGCACGTGGCCGCCTCGTTCCAGGCGGCGGTGGTGGACGTGCTGGTCGCCAAGACCATGCGCGGCGTGCGCGAGATGCGTTGCCCGCGCGTGGTGCTGGGCGGGGGCGTGGCCAACAGCCGGGCGCTTCGCGAGGCACTGGCGCAGCGGCTGGGCGAGAAGGGCCAGCTGTACGCGCCCTCGCCGCGGCTTTCCACCGACAACGCGGCCATGATTGCCCGCGCCGCGCTCTTCCGCTGGCAGCGTGGCGAGGTGGGCGGGCTGGAGCTGAACGCCCGCGCGGACCTGCCGTTTCCCGGGCTGACGAAGTAAGGGAACCCGCGGTGGCACGGGGAGTGAAGGAAAGCACCGGAGGTCGGGGAAGTCACCACGTCACGAAAGTCACTCCAGGGCCGGCTTGATCTCGCTTCTTCACGTCTCGGACCTTCACTTCGGCCCGCCGCACTACCCCGAGGTAGCGCGGGCGCTGCATGCATTCGCGCACCGGCTGCAGGCCGATTGCATCGTAGCGTCGGGCGATTTCACCCAGCGCGCCACCGAAGAGCAGTTCGCCGAGGCGCGCGCGTTCCTGAACACGCTGCCCAGCGTTCCCCTGATCGTCACGCCGGGGAACCACGACGTGCCGCTGATGCGGATCGCCGAGCGGGTGCTGGACCCGTATCGCTACTACCGCAAGCACATCCTGCCGGAGCTGGACACCGTTACCGACATCCCGGGCGCGCGCATCGTCGCCATCAACTCCACCGCGCCGCTCAAGGCCACGGTCAACGGCCGCATCCACCAGTGGCAGATCGACTTTGCGCGCGAGGCGTTCCAGGGAATCGCCGACGAGACGTACCGCATCGTGGTGGCCCATCACAACTTCGCGCCGCCGCCAGACTGGGAGGGCGCCGATGCCATGCCCCAGGCCAGGCGCGCGCTCGACGCGTTCACGGCCATGCGCGTTGACCTGATCCTGGGCGGCCACCTGCACCGCGCCTACCTCGGCAACTCGCTCGACGTGTACGCCGGGGCGGACCGCGAGCACGGCATCGTCATCGCGCAGAGCGGCACCACCACCTCGCGGCGCGGGCGTGCGCGCGAGCGGGAAAAGAACTCGCTGAACGTGCTGAAGCTGGATGACAAGCACATCCGCATCACGCACTACATGTACTTCGACGATGCGGGCGACTTTCTGCCCACCAGCCGCCACCTGTTCTACCGCCGCGGCCGGCCGCCGCTGGACGACGAGGGCGAGGTGACGAAGGCGCTGTGGATGGACGACCGCAAGGAGGTGCGCGATGCCGCGGTATGAGCGCCGCCGCCTGTCGCGCGGCGAAGAGATGAAGGCCGTGGGAATGGCGGCCGGCGTGGCCGCGGGCATCGGCGCGGCGGCGTGGTACGTTGCGCGGATCTTCCTGGCGCGCGAACGGGTGGACGGCGCCTCCGTGCCCTCCCCGGCACCCGTACCGGAGGCCGGGGGATGAAGAGGAACCGGGCCGTTCGCCTGCTCACCTGGGGTCTGGGCGGGGTGCTGCTGGGCGTGGCGCTCGCCGTGCTGGTGCTGAACATCGTCGCGCGCACCCAGACCGGGCACGAGTTCGTGCTGCAGCGCACCCTGCGCGCGCTGGGCAAAGGGCTGAACGGCGGACAGCTGAACGTCGCCCGGATCGACGGCAACCTGTTCGAGGGCGCCAAGCTGTACGGCGTATCGCTCAAGGACCGGCAGGGCCGCGCCTTCATCCTGGCCGACAGCGCCTACCTGGACTACGACGTCAAGACGCTGCTCTCGCCGCGCATCCACATCACCCGGGCCACCCTGTACGAGCCCGAGGTGTACGTGTTCAAGCTGCCCGGCGACTCGCTGTGGAACTACCAGGCGATCTTCGCCGCCGATCCCACCCGCAGCGACACGACGAAGCGCGTGGAGCGCATCACGCTGCTCGACACGCTGCGGATGATCGATGGCGTGGTGCGGGTGCAGAACGTGTGGAAGCCCGACTCCACCCTTTCCACGCGCGCCCAGCAGGCCGAGATCGCGGCGGCGCTCTCCGACACCTCGGTGGTCCTGGTGAACCGCGTGGGGGGCGGGTACATCCGCACCATGAACTTCCGGCGGATGAACGGCCGCCTTTCCCGCGTCCGCTTCGCGCCGGGAACGCGCTCCGGCTCGCGCATCCACGTCGATTCGCTGCGCACGGAAGCGCAAATCTTCCGGCAGCCGGTGCAGCTGCACCACAGTCAGGGGACCATCGCGCTGCTCAAGGGGCACATCGAATTCGACGTCCCCATCGTGCGGCTGCGCAACTCGCTGCTCGCCACCTCGGGGGTGGTTCGCACGGACAGCTTCCCCCGGTGGTTCAACCCCGCCGAGGCGCCCATGTACGACGTGGCGTTCCGCACCGATTCGGTGGATTTCGGCGACCTGCGCTGGCTGTACAAGCGCTTTCCCGAAGACGCGTCCGGGCGGCTGTCGCTGCGCATCGAGTCGCGGCCGGGCGGCACCATGTTCCTGGCGCGCAACGCCGACGTGCGCGCGCCGGGCACGCACATCGCGGGCAGCTTCGGCATGCAGGTGGGCGACACCCTGCGCTTCATGGACGTGGACCTGAAGGCGGAGCCCGTCCGAATCTCCACCATCGAGCGGATGCTCCCCGAAGGCCTCCCGGTGCGCGGCCTGCAACTGGGCGGGGCGGAGATTCGCGGCGCTCCCTGAGATCGTCGTCATCCACGAAACGCAGCGGGCCCGGAGGAAAGATCCTCCGGGCCCGCTCTCGTTGTTGCTCCACCCGGCTCAGCCGGCGGCCACCAGTTCGCCCTGGGACGAAGGGGCGGGTGCCAACCGGCGCACCACGGTAAGGATGCGGTGCAGGTTGCATGGCTTGGGAAGCAGCGCGCTGAAGCCTTCTTCCAGGACGCGCGCCTCGGGCCACTTCAGGACGTCGGCGGTAAGGGCGACCACGGGGATGCCGGACGTTTCCGGAAGCGCCGCCAGCTCCCGGCGCGCGGCGATGCCGTCCATGCGCGGCATCCGCATGTCCATCAGCACCACGTCGGGGCGGGAGTCGCGCGCCATCCGCACACCCTCGACGCCGTCACGGGCCTGGAGCACACGGTAGCCCGCGTGCTGAAGCAGCACGCCGCAGACGGTCTGGTGGTCGGGGTCGTCGTCGACGATGAGGATGGTAACGGGCGGCATGGGCCACTTCCGCGGGCGGGCTTCCGGATGGGGGGTGGAAACAGCAATCTAGTCGCGGCTTCCGGATTGTACAATGTATTTGTAGGGTTGATTCCTTCAGCGCCGTTTTTCGCCTCCGTGGGTCAGTCGCCGCCCCGGTTCTTGTCGATGATCGCGGCCAGGATCAGCACGAACGCCAGCAGGCGCACGGAGTACAGCAGCACCTGCTCGCCGTTGGGATCGGCGGCGAGTGCCAGCGCGGCCCGCTGCGCGGCGAGCAGCCAGAACGCCGCGGCAAAGATTCCGAACAGGCGGTCGCGGGTGTCGCGCCAGAACCGCAGGAAGTACAGGCCGGCGACGAAGTACCCCATCACCAGCGCGCCCGAGATGAGCTGGCTCAACGCGTCTCCCATACCAGGCCGTAAAGTAGGATGACGATTCCCGCCAGCGCCGGAAGCGTGCGCCAGACGGAAAGGTCGATGTCGGGCACCACCCGCATGTCGACGAGCAGGATGATGTTGTTCAAGGCAAGCCCCGTGAAGCACAGCCCCGACCACAGCAGCAGCCGCACCCGGTTGCGGGCGTAGCCGCGCAGCAGCAGGACGGCACAGGCAAGGCTGGTGAGCGCGCAGAGGGCGTATACGAGTGTCGCCATCGGTCAGCCCTTCCTGAGCTTGAAGGCGTCGGCGAACGAGCGCACGGGGTCCGGGGGCTGGTTGTAGATCAGGTTGATGACCGCCACGCGGTTTTGGCGGTAGGCGGCGGCCAGCGCATTCACCTCGTCGCGCAGGCGGGGACTGGACGGATGGTAGCGATACACGGGAGTGCCGCCGCCGTTGGACGTGGCGAGGCCGATCCCCACCAGCTGCTCCAGCCGTCGGGTGGCACCCGCCGGCACGGTGTAGATGGACCGGGCGACGTCTTCCGGGGACCAGTCCTGTTCAGGCTGCGAGTGGATCAGCAGAAGCGTTTCCAGAAGCTCCGCGGACTCGATGTTGTGTGCGATGAACGCCCTTACGACGTCCGGGATCGCCTCGCTCATCCTCTCCGGCAGGTAGCGGGAAACGGGTCGAGGGCACCGCGATGGCGCTGCCGACCCGGTCGAGAACGGAAGAACGGCGACGTACGCGCTCCACGTCCGGGAGCGCAGACTATCGTTCTCCCTGCGCCAGCGCAACGGCTCGTCTGGTCGCGCGCCGGCCTCGCCGCCGAACCGCGAATCCCGAAGCTCAGGTGCGGCATGCACGTGAGGCACCACGCAGCAGCGG
This genomic interval from Longimicrobium sp. contains the following:
- the tsaD gene encoding tRNA (adenosine(37)-N6)-threonylcarbamoyltransferase complex transferase subunit TsaD; its protein translation is MSGDPLVLAIETSCDETSAAVLWGERELLGHVIFTQDIHTLYGGVVPELASRAHLRTVDDVVAGALREAGVGLEDVDVVGVTAGPGLIGALLVGVAWGKAAAWAAGKPVVGVHHMEGHLFATHLEHPGAEPPFVALLVSGGHTMLLWVPAWGEYKLLGGTRDDAAGEAFDKAAKILGLPYPGGPSIQRAAAEGDPTRHPLPRPLLNRGERLGDREYYDMSFSGLKNALRLLVRGLEGEGRLADEVPHVAASFQAAVVDVLVAKTMRGVREMRCPRVVLGGGVANSRALREALAQRLGEKGQLYAPSPRLSTDNAAMIARAALFRWQRGEVGGLELNARADLPFPGLTK
- a CDS encoding metallophosphoesterase family protein, translated to MISLLHVSDLHFGPPHYPEVARALHAFAHRLQADCIVASGDFTQRATEEQFAEARAFLNTLPSVPLIVTPGNHDVPLMRIAERVLDPYRYYRKHILPELDTVTDIPGARIVAINSTAPLKATVNGRIHQWQIDFAREAFQGIADETYRIVVAHHNFAPPPDWEGADAMPQARRALDAFTAMRVDLILGGHLHRAYLGNSLDVYAGADREHGIVIAQSGTTTSRRGRAREREKNSLNVLKLDDKHIRITHYMYFDDAGDFLPTSRHLFYRRGRPPLDDEGEVTKALWMDDRKEVRDAAV
- a CDS encoding response regulator produces the protein MPPVTILIVDDDPDHQTVCGVLLQHAGYRVLQARDGVEGVRMARDSRPDVVLMDMRMPRMDGIAARRELAALPETSGIPVVALTADVLKWPEARVLEEGFSALLPKPCNLHRILTVVRRLAPAPSSQGELVAAG
- a CDS encoding DUF5985 family protein — its product is MSQLISGALVMGYFVAGLYFLRFWRDTRDRLFGIFAAAFWLLAAQRAALALAADPNGEQVLLYSVRLLAFVLILAAIIDKNRGGD
- a CDS encoding DUF5985 family protein; the protein is MATLVYALCALTSLACAVLLLRGYARNRVRLLLWSGLCFTGLALNNIILLVDMRVVPDIDLSVWRTLPALAGIVILLYGLVWETR